The Pseudomonas berkeleyensis genome includes a region encoding these proteins:
- a CDS encoding LysE family translocator — MDWHLLLLFSAAFTAAVAVPGPNVAFAVAQALKHGVRATLPGAFGFGLATAVHATVVLLGVGLLIHDNRWVLTYLRWGGGIYLAYLAFGSFFATSESSDAKTEMSSQRKMFADSFLVSLTNPKGWLASLLIYPGFISPHFSYAIQAVALSLTAMIISLSIYGGYMFLAHKARAAFDNKAALNKVTGVIYATVALCLVLLPY, encoded by the coding sequence ATGGATTGGCATTTGCTGTTGTTGTTTTCTGCGGCCTTCACGGCCGCAGTTGCCGTGCCTGGGCCGAACGTTGCGTTTGCGGTTGCGCAGGCGCTCAAGCATGGAGTCAGGGCGACGTTGCCCGGCGCATTCGGTTTCGGACTGGCAACCGCCGTCCACGCGACCGTGGTGCTGTTGGGCGTCGGTTTGCTCATCCATGACAACCGTTGGGTGCTGACTTATTTACGTTGGGGCGGGGGGATCTATCTTGCCTACCTGGCGTTCGGCTCCTTCTTCGCCACGTCCGAATCAAGCGACGCCAAGACGGAGATGTCGAGCCAAAGGAAGATGTTCGCCGATTCCTTTCTCGTCTCCTTGACCAACCCCAAGGGGTGGTTGGCAAGCCTGCTCATTTACCCCGGCTTCATCAGCCCGCATTTTTCGTATGCCATCCAGGCTGTCGCCCTGAGTCTGACGGCGATGATCATTTCGCTGTCGATCTATGGCGGATACATGTTTCTCGCCCACAAGGCGCGTGCGGCTTTCGACAACAAAGCCGCACTCAACAAAGTCACCGGTGTGATTTACGCAACGGTCGCGTTGTGCCTGGTTCTACTTCCATATTGA
- a CDS encoding RNA polymerase sigma factor: MTKSSSSVELIGALALHYDELVEYIRRRFQGSQFAREVVHDVCLQLLEKPPQQPVNLPFSFLRRASFNRAIDRRRADNTRNAYFEVTAEVPDWHVHELDGAAALDFEQQLEALLAIIDALPARARQVFLLHRIHGMPQREIADELGISTNMVTQHFSRAMRSIARDWEPARRALAGRG, encoded by the coding sequence ATGACCAAATCCTCCTCCAGCGTCGAGCTGATCGGCGCCCTTGCGCTGCATTACGACGAGCTGGTCGAGTACATTCGTCGGCGTTTCCAGGGCAGCCAGTTCGCCCGTGAGGTGGTGCACGATGTCTGCCTGCAACTGCTGGAGAAACCGCCGCAGCAGCCGGTGAACCTGCCTTTTTCCTTCTTGCGCCGCGCCTCGTTCAATCGCGCCATCGACCGCCGTCGTGCCGATAACACCCGCAACGCCTATTTCGAAGTGACCGCCGAAGTGCCGGACTGGCACGTGCACGAGCTCGACGGAGCCGCCGCGCTGGATTTCGAACAACAGCTCGAAGCCCTGTTGGCCATCATCGACGCTTTGCCGGCCCGCGCCCGCCAGGTATTTCTGCTGCACCGCATCCACGGCATGCCGCAGCGCGAGATCGCCGACGAGCTGGGCATTTCCACCAACATGGTGACCCAGCATTTCTCCCGCGCCATGCGCAGCATCGCCCGCGACTGGGAGCCGGCGCGGCGAGCGCTGGCCGGGCGGGGCTGA
- a CDS encoding TonB-dependent siderophore receptor produces MNTKPSSRRSRLSRLSLLAAGIMLASTLHAQEATYTLKLPAQPLDQALNALAGQTGSRILFATEIATSQRASALSGELTVQQALQRLLQGTGLTVQETGDGSYVIAEPASVGATLNLGAITIQGQGMGEATEGSGSYTTGLVSVGSKTPVSLKETPQTVSIISQQMIEDQRITTLPEAMKRAPGITVRNNNYHVQQFYSRGFGIDNVQIDGASPMDIGTGLGTFYSDRLYDMAPYDHVEVLRGASGLLGGTGDPGGIVNLVRKRPLDSYQLKLNTSAGSWDNYRHEIDLTGPLAFDGKLRGRVVAAYTDRQYFMDNRSTEKPFLYGIFEADLSDDTMLTVGGSYDKLKENGTGDGLPRYSTGGDLKLPRSTWYTTGQAWSDSYTREWFVKLDHHFNEDWKLNTSYTYSYNGSTTEGIIPYGSVDETTGTGPYWWGSYVSSWSKQQVFDVNLSGYFDAFGRQHELLVGGDYQKVTSRWRAAQGMLGKGGLIDIWNPGATPLPHNETNHSFWRDYHPNGREQYGLYSTLRLQLTDPLKLVIGARAQRYKFEQAYSTRAQDGTGSWTLQDDVFDRQPTTLVPYGGLIYALNDEWSSYVSYAEVFKPQAQKLQGPLDAKKSIEPMTGKTYETGIKGELLGGSLNVSAALFYTTRENQAAEDPAYPNPPFSYSASCCFLAQDKITSKGIDLEATGEIAPGWDIMVGYTYNQIHNDTEERLYSTVTPKHLFKLWTLYNLPGELSDWRIGGGVTVTSPTYVEGQAYRFDSSWNVIDSRDYDFSQSGYAVYDAMVEYDVDQNWTVALNGNNLFDRRYYASVGTSEYGNYYGEPRNFTLTLRGTFW; encoded by the coding sequence ATGAACACCAAACCATCATCGCGCCGTTCGCGGCTGAGTCGTCTTTCACTGCTGGCGGCAGGCATCATGCTGGCGTCCACCCTGCATGCGCAGGAGGCTACCTACACCCTGAAGCTGCCTGCGCAGCCGCTGGATCAGGCGCTCAATGCGCTGGCCGGGCAGACCGGTAGCCGCATCCTCTTCGCCACCGAGATCGCTACCAGCCAGCGGGCCTCGGCGCTGAGCGGTGAATTGACCGTACAGCAGGCGTTACAGCGTCTGCTTCAGGGCACGGGGTTGACGGTTCAGGAGACCGGTGATGGCAGTTATGTGATCGCTGAACCCGCCTCGGTCGGCGCTACGCTGAATCTCGGCGCGATCACCATCCAGGGGCAGGGCATGGGCGAGGCGACCGAGGGATCGGGTTCATACACCACTGGCCTGGTCAGCGTCGGCTCCAAGACCCCGGTCAGCCTCAAGGAAACGCCGCAAACGGTGTCGATCATCAGCCAGCAGATGATTGAGGATCAGCGCATTACCACCTTGCCGGAGGCTATGAAGCGAGCGCCGGGCATCACCGTGCGCAACAACAACTATCACGTTCAGCAGTTCTATTCGCGTGGCTTCGGCATCGATAACGTGCAGATCGACGGTGCTTCGCCGATGGATATCGGTACCGGACTGGGCACGTTCTATAGCGACCGTCTTTACGACATGGCGCCCTATGACCACGTGGAGGTGCTGCGTGGCGCCAGCGGTCTGTTGGGTGGCACGGGTGATCCGGGTGGCATCGTCAACCTGGTGCGCAAGCGGCCATTGGACAGCTACCAGCTGAAGTTAAATACCTCTGCCGGCTCGTGGGACAACTATCGACACGAGATCGACCTCACCGGCCCGTTGGCTTTCGACGGCAAGCTGCGTGGACGTGTGGTGGCCGCGTACACGGATCGCCAGTACTTCATGGATAACCGCAGTACCGAGAAGCCATTTCTCTATGGCATCTTCGAGGCCGATCTCAGCGATGACACCATGCTCACGGTGGGCGGCAGCTACGACAAACTCAAGGAGAACGGCACGGGTGACGGCCTGCCGCGTTACAGCACCGGCGGTGATCTGAAGTTGCCTCGCAGCACCTGGTACACCACCGGTCAGGCCTGGTCCGATAGCTACACCCGTGAGTGGTTCGTGAAACTCGATCACCACTTCAATGAGGATTGGAAGCTCAACACTTCTTACACGTACTCCTACAACGGCTCCACCACCGAGGGCATCATCCCCTACGGCTCCGTGGACGAAACCACCGGCACTGGCCCGTACTGGTGGGGCAGCTACGTCTCCAGCTGGAGCAAGCAGCAGGTGTTCGATGTGAACCTTTCAGGGTATTTCGATGCCTTCGGACGGCAGCACGAGCTTCTCGTCGGCGGTGATTATCAGAAGGTTACCAGTCGCTGGCGTGCAGCCCAGGGCATGCTGGGCAAGGGTGGCCTGATCGACATCTGGAACCCTGGGGCCACACCGCTGCCGCACAACGAGACCAACCACAGTTTCTGGCGCGACTACCACCCCAACGGTCGTGAGCAGTACGGCCTGTACTCGACGCTACGCCTGCAACTGACCGATCCGCTGAAACTGGTGATCGGCGCCCGCGCCCAGCGCTACAAGTTCGAGCAGGCCTACAGCACGCGTGCGCAGGACGGAACCGGGTCGTGGACGCTGCAGGATGATGTGTTCGATCGCCAGCCGACCACGCTCGTGCCCTACGGTGGCTTGATCTATGCGCTGAACGATGAATGGTCGAGCTACGTCAGCTATGCCGAGGTGTTCAAGCCTCAGGCGCAGAAACTCCAGGGGCCGTTGGATGCGAAGAAATCCATCGAACCCATGACCGGCAAGACCTACGAAACCGGTATCAAGGGCGAGCTGCTTGGCGGCAGCCTGAACGTCAGCGCCGCGCTGTTCTACACCACGCGTGAGAACCAGGCGGCGGAAGACCCGGCCTACCCGAACCCTCCGTTCAGCTACAGCGCATCATGCTGTTTCCTGGCTCAGGACAAGATCACCAGCAAGGGCATCGATCTCGAAGCGACCGGGGAAATTGCGCCAGGCTGGGACATCATGGTCGGCTACACCTACAACCAGATCCATAACGACACCGAGGAGAGGCTCTACAGCACCGTTACGCCCAAGCACCTGTTCAAGCTGTGGACGCTGTACAACCTGCCGGGTGAATTGTCCGACTGGCGTATCGGCGGCGGTGTGACCGTGACCAGCCCGACCTATGTGGAAGGCCAGGCGTATCGTTTCGACAGCAGTTGGAACGTCATCGACAGCCGCGACTACGATTTCAGTCAGTCGGGTTACGCGGTCTACGATGCGATGGTCGAGTACGACGTCGACCAGAACTGGACGGTCGCCCTCAACGGCAACAATCTGTTCGACCGCCGCTACTACGCCAGCGTCGGTACGTCCGAGTACGGCAACTACTATGGCGAGCCCCGCAATTTCACCCTGACTCTGCGCGGCACCTTCTGGTAA
- a CDS encoding RNA polymerase sigma factor produces the protein MAADDLDQLFRLYHRELQQIAYRSLGDREMAADLTQDTFVRYVGLERERRTVDIENPRFFLIRMLRNLIIDLGRSSSRRVATAVLDDVEDELLDPYPCPQRLLELRQQVQLLHEALSELPDNCRRALLLNRLDGLGHAAIAERLGVSPSMVSKYIMRALRHCIRRLGLLDD, from the coding sequence TTGGCTGCCGATGATCTCGATCAGCTGTTTCGCCTCTACCATCGCGAATTACAGCAGATTGCCTACCGCAGCCTCGGGGATCGGGAAATGGCGGCCGATCTCACTCAGGACACCTTCGTCCGCTATGTCGGCCTCGAACGTGAACGGCGCACGGTCGATATCGAGAACCCGCGCTTCTTTCTGATTCGCATGCTGCGCAACCTGATAATCGATCTGGGGCGCAGCAGTTCGCGACGTGTTGCCACGGCCGTTCTGGACGATGTCGAGGATGAACTGCTCGATCCCTATCCATGCCCGCAACGTCTGCTGGAGCTGCGCCAGCAGGTGCAACTTTTGCACGAGGCGCTGAGCGAACTGCCGGACAACTGTCGCCGTGCACTGTTGCTCAATCGGCTGGACGGCCTTGGCCATGCGGCGATTGCAGAACGCCTGGGCGTGTCGCCGAGCATGGTCAGCAAATACATCATGCGCGCCCTGCGTCATTGCATTCGCCGCCTCGGTTTACTGGACGACTGA
- a CDS encoding YkgJ family cysteine cluster protein, which produces MSCTDRKIDHLRRQIPRFDCVPGCHDCCGPVTASSEELARLPVKSDAEHDAALAEYNCVHLGPNGCEVYDQRPLICRLFGTTPRLPCPHGRGPEQPIEPAVERQVHRLIATTRQRLV; this is translated from the coding sequence ATGAGCTGCACAGACCGCAAGATCGATCACCTGCGTCGACAGATTCCACGCTTCGACTGCGTCCCCGGCTGCCATGACTGCTGTGGGCCGGTCACGGCGTCGTCCGAAGAGCTGGCACGTCTGCCGGTCAAGAGCGATGCCGAGCATGATGCGGCGTTGGCCGAATACAACTGCGTGCATCTGGGGCCGAACGGCTGCGAGGTGTATGACCAGCGCCCGCTGATCTGCCGTCTGTTCGGCACGACACCGCGTCTGCCTTGCCCGCACGGCCGCGGGCCGGAGCAACCGATCGAGCCAGCGGTGGAGCGCCAGGTGCACCGGCTGATCGCCACGACGCGACAACGTCTGGTGTAG
- a CDS encoding FecR family protein yields MKSALCEQELDEPLADELTEQALQWLVDLHAGEGQSASWDDYLRWCATSPVHQQAAQTAERLWERLGSTLERPKSRRMPLLGLVLAIGLAGGSYWQAQNHGWMADERTAVGERRSVQLADGSRVELAPRTRVDIELSGTQRLVRLYAGEVFVQVAADPQRPFEIEAGNGRIRALGTAFDVRNSGNSVHLVVTEHAVRVTHGQSAQVAEVEEGQGLQYGAQWLSRPQVVDVNAATAWRRDRLVFNERPLGEVVDELRRYHSGVIWLRDDELGSLPVTGIVGTGDVMAQLQLLQQSLPLRVRQLPWLTVIERDPDRTK; encoded by the coding sequence ATGAAATCGGCCCTTTGCGAACAGGAACTCGACGAGCCGCTGGCAGATGAACTGACTGAGCAGGCTCTGCAGTGGTTGGTCGACCTGCATGCTGGCGAAGGCCAGAGTGCAAGCTGGGATGACTACCTGCGCTGGTGCGCCACCTCGCCGGTACACCAGCAAGCGGCGCAGACCGCTGAGCGTTTGTGGGAGCGCCTGGGCAGTACGCTCGAACGACCGAAAAGCAGGCGCATGCCGTTGCTCGGCTTGGTGCTGGCCATCGGCCTGGCAGGCGGCTCGTACTGGCAGGCGCAGAACCACGGCTGGATGGCGGATGAGCGTACCGCTGTCGGTGAACGGCGTTCCGTGCAACTGGCCGACGGTTCCCGAGTGGAGCTGGCGCCGCGCACGCGGGTGGATATCGAGCTGAGCGGCACCCAGCGCCTTGTGCGGCTGTACGCTGGCGAAGTGTTCGTGCAGGTGGCAGCCGATCCTCAGCGACCGTTCGAGATCGAGGCCGGCAATGGCCGCATACGCGCCTTGGGTACGGCCTTCGATGTGCGCAATAGCGGTAATAGCGTGCACCTCGTGGTGACTGAGCATGCGGTGCGCGTCACCCATGGCCAATCCGCGCAGGTCGCTGAAGTCGAGGAGGGGCAGGGGCTGCAGTACGGCGCGCAATGGCTGTCCCGTCCGCAGGTGGTGGATGTCAATGCGGCCACCGCCTGGCGCCGTGATCGCCTGGTATTCAACGAGCGGCCGCTGGGCGAAGTGGTCGACGAGTTGCGCCGTTACCACTCCGGGGTGATCTGGCTGCGTGACGACGAACTGGGCAGCCTGCCAGTGACTGGCATCGTCGGTACCGGTGACGTGATGGCGCAGTTGCAGTTGTTGCAGCAGTCCCTGCCATTGCGCGTGCGCCAACTGCCCTGGTTGACCGTGATCGAGCGCGATCCGGATCGCACGAAATAA
- a CDS encoding LysE family translocator → MVPLNDLLLFAGAALLMVLTPGPNMIYLISRSICQGRKAGVISLLGVILGFLVHMFAAALGITALFLAIPIAYDLLKWAGAAYLLYLAWQAVRPGARSPFEARQLPADPPSRLLLMGFLTNVLNPKIAVFYLSIFPQFVSPEHGSVFQQSILLGLTQISVSFTVNLLIALFAGSLSAWLVGRPRWLVAQRYVMGGVLAGLAVRLVSEQRKVTS, encoded by the coding sequence ATGGTTCCGCTGAACGACTTGCTGCTGTTTGCCGGTGCAGCGCTGCTGATGGTGCTGACGCCGGGCCCGAACATGATCTACCTGATCTCGCGCTCCATTTGCCAGGGGCGCAAGGCCGGCGTGATCTCGTTGCTGGGTGTCATTCTGGGGTTTCTCGTGCACATGTTCGCCGCAGCACTGGGTATCACGGCCCTGTTTCTGGCGATTCCCATCGCCTATGACCTGCTCAAATGGGCGGGAGCAGCCTACCTGCTTTACCTCGCCTGGCAGGCTGTCCGGCCCGGTGCACGATCACCTTTCGAAGCCCGGCAATTGCCTGCAGATCCGCCCTCGAGGTTGCTGTTGATGGGGTTTCTGACCAATGTGCTGAACCCGAAGATCGCCGTGTTCTATCTGTCGATCTTCCCGCAGTTCGTATCGCCTGAGCATGGCTCGGTCTTCCAGCAGAGCATCCTGCTCGGGCTGACCCAGATCAGCGTCAGCTTCACGGTCAATCTGCTCATCGCACTGTTCGCCGGCAGCCTGTCGGCGTGGCTGGTGGGCAGGCCGCGCTGGCTGGTCGCGCAGCGCTACGTGATGGGCGGCGTGCTGGCCGGGTTGGCGGTGCGCCTGGTTTCCGAGCAACGCAAGGTCACGTCCTAG
- a CDS encoding FecR family protein, translating to MAQSDRSDGVAGSDPLAPFEHALRNRVPSRDALLAEAKAQSDRQRRRKQALGGGLATLLLGFTVWSFDPAWHSEDVRTAVGQRDSLQLADGSRVVLNSATHLRIERRLRSRQIELLSGEATFTVEHGDKPFIVRSQDVSVRDIGTVFNVRSDSRGVAVAVLEGEVEVSTLQSAPQRLQGGQQALAHAGRVGAGEAANMERVTAWQHGKLRFDGTPLSEVIADIQRYRQAPVRLADPRIASLRVSGEFDSDAVESLLDLLPAILPVALMRSADGSVTISGR from the coding sequence ATGGCTCAGTCCGATCGTTCCGACGGCGTAGCCGGCAGCGACCCGCTTGCGCCATTCGAGCACGCACTGCGCAACCGCGTGCCTTCGCGCGATGCGCTGCTTGCGGAAGCCAAGGCGCAAAGCGATCGCCAGCGGCGGCGCAAGCAGGCCCTGGGTGGTGGCCTGGCTACGTTGTTGTTGGGTTTTACCGTATGGAGTTTCGATCCCGCCTGGCACAGCGAAGATGTACGTACCGCTGTCGGCCAGCGTGACAGCCTGCAACTGGCCGATGGCAGCCGGGTGGTGCTCAACAGCGCCACGCACCTGCGCATCGAGCGGCGCCTGCGCAGTCGGCAGATCGAGCTGCTGAGTGGCGAGGCGACCTTCACCGTCGAGCATGGCGACAAGCCCTTCATCGTGCGCAGCCAGGATGTCTCCGTGCGCGACATCGGTACCGTGTTCAACGTACGCAGCGATAGCCGTGGTGTTGCCGTTGCCGTGCTGGAGGGCGAGGTTGAGGTCTCCACCCTGCAGTCAGCGCCTCAGCGTTTGCAGGGTGGTCAGCAGGCATTGGCTCATGCCGGCCGGGTTGGTGCCGGCGAGGCGGCGAACATGGAGCGCGTCACTGCCTGGCAGCACGGCAAGCTGCGCTTCGACGGCACGCCGTTGAGTGAGGTGATCGCCGATATCCAGCGTTATCGCCAGGCGCCGGTTCGTCTGGCCGACCCGCGTATCGCCAGCCTGCGCGTATCCGGCGAGTTCGACAGCGATGCCGTCGAGTCGCTGCTCGACCTGCTGCCGGCGATCCTGCCGGTAGCGCTCATGCGCAGTGCTGATGGCAGCGTGACGATCAGCGGACGCTAG
- a CDS encoding DUF1127 domain-containing protein, which translates to MTGFSKTDFAAVGEVVRVAAGKSETRYFGRDWPAFWRRLNTRRMLLKLSDQHLRDIGLTRAQAEREASRPFWTL; encoded by the coding sequence ATGACTGGGTTCAGCAAGACAGATTTTGCCGCAGTGGGCGAGGTTGTACGGGTGGCGGCAGGGAAGAGCGAGACTCGCTACTTCGGCCGCGACTGGCCGGCCTTCTGGCGTCGCCTGAATACCCGGCGCATGCTACTCAAGCTCAGCGACCAGCATCTGCGCGACATCGGCCTTACCCGTGCTCAGGCCGAGCGTGAGGCGAGCCGACCGTTCTGGACGTTATGA
- a CDS encoding NAD(P)/FAD-dependent oxidoreductase has product MNARVQQPVHSPQHAASYYAASVNRQQAYPPLGGDLQVDVCIVGGGFSGLNTAIELAQKGFSVALLEARKIGWGASGRNGGQLIRGVGHHVEQFENVVGKEGVRQFKLMGLEAVEIVRSRVEQFQIDCDLTWGYCDLANKPAHYEGFAEDKAELQSLGYRHEMRLVPPERIHEVVGSDNYCGAMIDMGSGHLHPLNLALGEAAAAQSLGVQLFEESPVTRIDYGSEVRVHTANGQVRAKNLVLACNAYINGLNPTLSGKVLPAGSYIIATEQLSEEQARQLIPQNMALCDQRVTVDYYRLSADRRLLFGGACHYSGRDPADIAGYMKPKMLKVFPQLADVRIDYQWGGMIGIGANRMPQIGRLKDQANVFHAQAYAGHGVNATHLAGKLLAEAIAGQESRGFDLFAQVPHMTFPGGKHLRSPLLALGMAWHRLKELL; this is encoded by the coding sequence ATGAACGCCCGCGTTCAACAGCCCGTCCACAGCCCACAGCATGCCGCCTCCTATTACGCCGCCAGCGTCAATCGCCAGCAGGCCTACCCGCCCCTGGGAGGTGATCTGCAGGTGGACGTGTGCATCGTCGGCGGCGGTTTCAGCGGCCTGAACACCGCCATCGAGCTGGCCCAGAAAGGCTTCTCGGTAGCACTGCTGGAAGCACGCAAGATCGGTTGGGGCGCCAGCGGGCGCAACGGCGGGCAGCTGATTCGCGGCGTCGGCCATCATGTCGAACAGTTCGAAAACGTGGTCGGCAAGGAAGGCGTGCGTCAGTTCAAGTTGATGGGCCTGGAAGCGGTGGAAATCGTGCGCAGCCGCGTCGAACAGTTCCAGATCGACTGCGACCTGACCTGGGGCTACTGCGACCTGGCCAACAAGCCCGCTCACTATGAAGGCTTCGCCGAAGACAAGGCCGAACTGCAGAGCCTCGGCTATCGCCACGAGATGCGCCTGGTGCCGCCGGAGCGAATCCATGAAGTAGTCGGCTCGGACAATTACTGCGGCGCGATGATCGACATGGGCTCGGGGCATCTGCATCCACTCAACCTGGCCCTCGGTGAAGCCGCCGCCGCCCAGTCGCTGGGCGTGCAGCTGTTCGAAGAGTCGCCGGTGACGCGCATCGACTACGGCAGCGAGGTGCGCGTGCACACCGCCAACGGCCAGGTGCGCGCAAAAAACCTGGTGCTGGCCTGCAACGCCTATATCAACGGGCTCAACCCGACCCTCAGCGGCAAGGTGCTACCGGCCGGCAGCTACATCATCGCCACCGAGCAACTTTCCGAAGAGCAGGCCCGCCAACTGATCCCGCAGAACATGGCGCTGTGCGACCAGCGCGTGACCGTGGACTACTACCGCCTCTCCGCCGACCGCCGCCTGCTGTTCGGTGGTGCCTGCCACTACTCGGGGCGTGATCCAGCCGATATCGCCGGCTACATGAAGCCGAAGATGCTCAAGGTCTTCCCGCAGCTGGCCGACGTGCGCATCGACTACCAGTGGGGCGGCATGATCGGTATCGGTGCCAACCGCATGCCGCAGATCGGCCGACTCAAGGATCAAGCCAACGTCTTCCATGCCCAGGCCTACGCCGGCCACGGCGTCAACGCCACGCACCTGGCCGGCAAGCTGCTCGCCGAAGCCATTGCCGGCCAGGAAAGCCGTGGTTTTGACCTGTTCGCCCAGGTGCCGCACATGACCTTCCCCGGCGGCAAACACCTGCGCTCACCACTGCTGGCACTGGGAATGGCCTGGCATCGATTGAAAGAGCTGCTGTAG